The genomic DNA TAAAGTTCATatttttaatcattaaaatacaTTTCATACTTCACATGTGGAACAGTTGATAACACTAAAGAATTTAGCTTAATTCTTTTAATGACCAAACAAGTCTTCTTAATTTGTCCTCATTTAATTCTACCGGTGTTCACGTTTCAGTTTCGAACCCTGAAACCGCCTTAGCCAGTCTTCGGTATGGTTTCACAATCATTTTTTCTTTAGCTTTCGATCCGTTGGCTTTTAAAAATCTCAAACCATAACGATTTATACAGAAAACTGGCACTGTAGTATAAACGATGTGTAATCTTTCTTACGAAATCACCATTTATATtataagggcatgtttggctaaggtTATTTAACTTAAAAATGACTTTTTGTGAAAAAAGACTTATTGACTATGACTTTTTgaaataaggtttttaaaaaagtgtttggataaGCTTGTGTGGtggaaaagccaataagttaataagttgtttttcaAAAAGTGTTTGccttagcttattgatgtaaaatgacttaAATCTGCTCCAAAAGTCATAAGCTACTCAAAAAGTCACAACATCCTAACTTCGGAAACATGACCTTTTCTCCTATacaaaaagtcattttgaaaatctcctttttagagcattcacatccatctccctaaaaatatacattccactaaaaaacaactcctatatcaatatattttcactaaaaacaaatactttttctctctccttttcaactaaataatatttttatacatttatcattacatttttctctttccttcactcacaaccactttcaatatatattaaaaaattatagtgggtgaacagtgtccccccaaatatacagatgaacagtaacattttctctctcctccactcacaaccactttttatactctttatattttaaaaacctcaCACACAGATTTTGATTCcctggatgtgaatgctcttagctTTTAGTAAAAATCAATAACTTATAAGTTAGGGTAGAaaaacttagccaaacatgccctaagtaCGAAAAATACTAATCTATTTTATGATCATCAATTGTATTATAAGTGtaactgtgtgtgtgtgtgtgagagagatagagagagaaggGTTGTATCATCATACTGCTTTAAGCTTACAAAGAAGAGCATATTATCAGTGGGTTTTGTTCCATTGTTTAGAGTGCTAACTTGTTTGTTTCATTTTGGTTCCATCACAATCACAACAGGAGGGACAGCTTCATCACACACAGAGCTTTCTGTGGTGCTTTAGCAGGAGAAAATGCAAGATCTTTATCATCAACCCTACTCTCACCAAACCATCAGCTTCCCCTTCATCTCCCATTAAACTACCCACTCAAAACTGAACCACATCTCTTCCAATACCCACAACTCAACTCCAACATAATGTCTAATGATCATTTGCAACAAAACAATCAATTACCATCATGGTTTGTTCATCACCGTCATCAACCAAACTCAAACTCAAACCCTAACAATgcaagtaataataataataatattgattTTCCATCACCTTCTCCATCTCACATGTCTGCCACTGCATTGCTCCAAAAGGCAGCTCAGATGGGTGAGACCATGAGCAAGCCTGCAGCTAGTACCAATACTGTCATTGTCATGtcacaacagcaacagcaacaacagcagcaccAGTCCATTCTAAGTGGGTCCCACCAAAATGATCACATGTGTGCACCTACAACATTATTGACAGCTCATCATCATCATGCTTCTGGTCTTGAAAATTTGTCTTCAACTGATGAGAATCAACAAGAGATGCTAGGGTTAAGTGGTGGGTTTGCTAATTCTCAACCCAATTCATTGGCTTGTGAAAGTGTTGGCTCCATTAATGCTTTCCAAGAGGCTTATAATAATGCTTTTCAAGAACCCTTCTTTCCAAGAGCATCAGCATCAACCGAACCACCTCGGAACCCGACTAGCGGTGGAAACGATGAGTTGACAAGAGATTTCTTGGGTCTAACAGGGTTTCCACCACCTAATGGTGATCAACATTTTCTAAGTATGGCTGGTCTAGATCATTTAAACACTTCACCTTATCACCATACGCTGCAGCAGCATGATCCCACCCAGAACCagaaccaaaaccaaaaccaaaaccactTACCTTGGCATGGTTAATGTCTAGCTAGCTAGTTCATGCTTGATAATAGTAAGATACAATCTTGTTTTCACTTTTTTATGGTGTTTTTTTAAGTGCATACATGCATTGTTTTATTGGTCATTAGATTTTATTATGTTGTTAAAGTTCGATCAGTACAAattatctttctttttcttctacGTAGGGGATATTAAAAGGCAAAATATCTGCTTCAAGCATTTAAAGTTGTACTGTTGTTATGTTCAGTGATTCAGTCATATGTAAATAagaattatattatatattatatattatatattatatattatatattatattaaaaaagaaaaagtgAACAGAAATGATGATGGATAGGTTTTCGTTTATTAATTTTAAGTGTATATAATTATAAGATTACCAGTTTTATTGGCACACCGATGTGcttattggcacaccaaaccctagttgaatTACAGTTTATCTATGCTGTGTATATATCTATACGTAGCGTATAGGGTTACACCTATACCCTGCATATAAGTCTATACGCAACGTAGGTAAAGCATGGATCTCAGTGTCTGTtcagcaatcattgcacagaaaacaatggtttatatacgctgcatatagctctatacgcaacgtatataaaacataaaactttTGGGGTCATTTTGGTGGGTTTGAAGCATCAGTCTTTCATAAgatttatatacgctgcgtatagctctatacgcagcgtatataacctTTCAGAAATTTGTTTGGTCATTCAGCATATTTGTGGTATAAATTCTCACAAAAGGAAACCAGCCAGTAAATAATAATcagacgacgtcgactaaatgaggataaaaaaaaagaatatatttTTGACTCGTTACGGATTTTGGCGCGCGTAACGGACCTACGCTCGtaacggacgacgtcgactaaataataaaaatacaatATTATTTTGACTCGTTACGGATTTCGATGCGCGTAACGGACCTACGCTCGtaacggacgacgtcgactaaataataaaaagattatATATTTTTGACTCGTTACGGATTTCGAGCACGTacgtccctaacgagcgtcgaaactaagatcgtcgttaaagtaattttttttattatttagtcgaagtcgaaccgtaaggcgcgtaggtcccaaacacgacgatcttagtttcaacggtcgttagggacctacgcgccttacggttcgacttcgactaaataataaaaaaaatatatatttaccgacgaacttagtttcgacgctcgttagggccGTAAGCTCCttacgagcgtcgaaactaagatcgtcgttaaattatattttattattatttagtcgacgtcgttcgtaaggcgcgtacggccctaacgagcgtcgaaactaagatcgtcgttaatttatattttttttattatttagtcgaagtcgaaccgtaaggcgcgtaggttattaacaataataataacaatataattttaacaataatattaataataacaataacaatataattttaacaataataataattattataagaataatacaaatattaatgTGATACCTCTTGTATTTGAAACGGATTGCCCATGGTAGATGGTTCATAATCATCATATAGTGGTGTGTTACGAGGCTCATAACTGTATCCATCGTATCCTTCGTATCCACCGTAGCCTCCATATCCaccgtatccaccttcacccccgtatccaccttcaccccccgtatccaccttcacccccgtatccgCCGTATACTCCATATTCACCTTCACCCTTGTACCCGTAACCCGGATACGATTGCTGGGTcgggtaatatggttcatcaacaggtgcattCTCAGCACCGTATCCACTTTGTTGCACGTACGGAGATTCATACCCAAATCCGTAATCTGGATACACTTGATGCGTCGGgtaatttggttcatcaacaggtaGAGTCGAAGTCTCGTTCAAGTCTGGAAACTGTGTTTTTTGATTAATAGGGActccagacacaacctcctcctcctcattgGCATCATTTACTCCCCATGCGTCGTTATAATAGggattacaaaaataattctcGTCCCAAAATGATGCCATTTTAACAATATTGTGTTTGATACAGAGGAAATGAAGATACACTGAAGAAAGAATTTTGAAGGAAGTAACAGAATTTTGAATGTTGTTTGAAGTGGAAGGCAGATGCATGGCTAAATAGAATTTTGAATTTACAATCATACTCCTCGTATAGTTCTATACTCTGCCTATAGCTTTATTCACATGCCTAAACAACATCGTATCAGTGTCAAATCAGTCTGACATatgctgcgtataggtctatacgcagcgtctTACTTTATGTACATACGttgcgtataggcctatacgcagcgtatgtcaGACTGATTTGACATGGTACTAGGTTTGATTGTTTGGTCGTGTACCTACCCCTtacctacgctgcgtataggtctatacgctgcgtagaggggtaaccctatacgctgcgtatagatctAAACGCAGCGTAGGTAAACCCTAGGTGTGCAGATAGTTTGGCCCTTTTATAAATTATGTTATTCGTGTTTTAGAGTAACAATGCGACAACCACAGACGGGAAATTTCAAATATCTCCACGATGTGACACTGATTCAATCAAAGGGCGGATTTGTATAACAAATGTGATTGAAAATTCATACACACAAAGGGCGGATTTGTATAACAAATGTGATTGAAAATTCATACTCGGCCCTGGAAGAAggtattattatatattatatattatcagTCAATATATAAAAAgatttttttgaacggtaaagataattataaaaaaaatctaatcAAAATATTATGGAGATGATTAAAAGAGACAGTCTAATCAAATCATATCTCTTAAtcattgtaacaccccgaaaacgggtttggtaattaaaccccgttaatactaaagagCGGGTAAAATACAGTTAGCAGTAAAGATTAACCCCGTAAATAATGGGATTTAAATAAATGAACCTAATATTAGATAAAGAGAATAAAAGCTTTTGTAGAAACAAgtttataaaaggcccgagttaacgggacttaaaataaactgagtCATAAATTCCCTGAATCCTCTAAGATAACTAGAAATggttaacctagttaataagtgggaatattgttagaaaGAATTAGGTTGTGGCTAACTTAATAACTAGCCAAAATATGAGGGGCCAAAGTTggataacttgaaaatggttttataaaaataaaacataacacaaaacacacacagaGAAGGAGTGTGCGTGCGTGGAGGTCGACCAGGAGAAGCTCCATGGAGCTCTAACCCTAATTTCAATAAAATCATCAAACTGAAGCTCGATTCAAACCctaaatcaatgcatgaacacaTAAAAATGATCACCTAGTCATGGGGATCTTAAGGTATGTCAGAAAACCTAGATTGGTTAAGGTTGAAATTTGAGACAAGTAGGTTACTTGCAAATAGATAGTTGGATTATGATCCAAAGTTGAAATTAAATGCTATTGTATGTTTAGTTTCGTTAgttatgatgaaattatgaagaatTTGATGTAAAGTTacttgtaagtgattaacaaGGAAACTAAGAAGTGAGTTTTTAATtaatagtgaagatgatgatatgttgG from Helianthus annuus cultivar XRQ/B chromosome 7, HanXRQr2.0-SUNRISE, whole genome shotgun sequence includes the following:
- the LOC110869300 gene encoding protein indeterminate-domain 7, with the translated sequence MREMKVMFLDDSMSNLTSASNEASLSSSSNKNEVGTMYPPSQQVQQSFASVPTNSNNQTQTNKKKRNLPGNPDPEAEVIAMSPKTLMATNRFVCEICNKGFQRDQNLQLHRRGHNLPWKLKQRSKQEVVRKKVYVCPEPSCVHHEPARALGDLTGIKKHYSRKHGEKKWKCDKCSKRYAVQSDWKAHSKICGTREYRCDCGTLFSRRDSFITHRAFCGALAGENARSLSSTLLSPNHQLPLHLPLNYPLKTEPHLFQYPQLNSNIMSNDHLQQNNQLPSWFVHHRHQPNSNSNPNNASNNNNNIDFPSPSPSHMSATALLQKAAQMGETMSKPAASTNTVIVMSQQQQQQQQHQSILSGSHQNDHMCAPTTLLTAHHHHASGLENLSSTDENQQEMLGLSGGFANSQPNSLACESVGSINAFQEAYNNAFQEPFFPRASASTEPPRNPTSGGNDELTRDFLGLTGFPPPNGDQHFLSMAGLDHLNTSPYHHTLQQHDPTQNQNQNQNQNHLPWHG